The nucleotide sequence TCGCAACGGCCCCGACGACCTCCCTCTCCTTCCGTGGCTGAAGACGCACGTCTGGCCCGGCGAGGCGGCCCACGACGAGGAGACGCTCTTCCTTTCCGCCCGACTCGGCCTCGCGGAGCTGGCGGCCGGAGGAACGACCGCGATCCTCGACATGGGGACGGTGAGGCACACCGACGCCGTCTTCCGCGCGGCGGAGGCGTCGGGCCTCAGGGTCACGAGCGGGAACGCCCTCATGGACGACCCTTCGACGAGCCCTCCCTATCTCTTCGCAGAGACGGAGGAGGCGCTCGCCGAGGGGGAGCGGCTCTTCGCCCGCTGGCACGGCACCGCGGGCGGACGGCTCCGCTTCGCCTGGTGCCCGCGCTTCGCCGTCTCCTGCACGGACCGGATCCTCCGCGAGGCGG is from Holophagales bacterium and encodes:
- a CDS encoding amidohydrolase family protein, whose translation is MRALLIENALVAGMRSADDLHPAGAVWAVDGVIRALGSQARAAAAAAGARGEPVERVDAEGLWLFPGFVQTHIHLCQTLLRNGPDDLPLLPWLKTHVWPGEAAHDEETLFLSARLGLAELAAGGTTAILDMGTVRHTDAVFRAAEASGLRVTSGNALMDDPSTSPPYLFAETEEALAEGERLFARWHGTAGGRLRFAWCPRFAVSCTDRILREAASRARSQGVLVHTHASENRDEIGS